A region from the Canis aureus isolate CA01 chromosome 10, VMU_Caureus_v.1.0, whole genome shotgun sequence genome encodes:
- the RRAGA gene encoding ras-related GTP-binding protein A gives MPNTAMKKKVLLMGKSGSGKTSMRSIIFANYIARDTRRLGATIDVEHSHVRFLGNLVLNLWDCGGQDTFMENYFTSQRDNIFRNVEVLIYVFDVESRELEKDMHYYQSCLEAILQNSPDAKIFCLVHKMDLVQEDQRDLIFKEREEDLRRLSRPLECACFRTSIWDETLYKAWSSIVYQLIPNVQQLEMNLRNFAQIIEADEVLLFERATFLVISHYQCKEQRDVHRFEKISNIIKQFKLSCSKLAASFQSMEVRNSNFAAFIDIFTSNTYVMVVMSDPSIPSAATLINIRNARKHFEKLERVDGPKHSLLMR, from the coding sequence ATGCCCAACACGGCCATGAAGAAGAAGGTGCTGCTGATGGGGAAGAGCGGGTCGGGGAAGACCAGCATGCGGTCCATTATCTTTGCGAACTATATCGCTCGCGACACCCGGCGCCTGGGTGCCACCATCGATGTGGAGCACTCCCACGTCCGATTCCTGGGCAACCTGGTGCTCAACCTGTGGGACTGCGGCGGTCAGGACACCTTCATGGAGAACTACTTCACCAGCCAGCGAGACAACATCTTCCGTAACGTGGAGGTGCTGATCTACGTGTTTGACGTGGAGAGCCGCGAACTGGAAAAGGACATGCATTATTACCAGTCGTGTCTGGAGGCCATCCTCCAGAACTCTCCGGATGCCAAAATCTTCTGCCTGGTGCACAAAATGGATCTGGTTCAGGAGGATCAGCGTGACCTGATTTTTAAAGAGCGAGAGGAAGACCTGCGGCGTCTGTCTCGCCCCCTGGAATGCGCTTGTTTTCGAACCTCCATCTGGGACGAAACGCTCTACAAAGCCTGGTCCAGTATTGTCTACCAGCTCATTCCCAATGTGCAGCAGCTGGAGATGAACCTCAGGAATTTTGCCCAAATTATTGAGGCCGACGAAGTCCTGCTGTTCGAGAGGGCTACGTTCTTGGTCATTTCCCATTACCAGTGCAAGGAGCAGCGTGATGTCCACCGGTTCGAGAAGATCAGCAACATCATTAAGCAGTTCAAGCTGAGCTGCAGTAAATTAGCCGCTTCTTTCCAGAGCATGGAAGTTCGAAATTCTAACTTCGCGGCCTTCATCGACATCTTCACCTCAAACACGTACGTGATGGTGGTTATGTCTGACCCGTCGATCCCTTCCGCAGCTACTCTGATCAACATTCGCAATGCCAGGAAACACTTTGAGAAGCTGGAGAGAGTGGATGGCCCCAAGCACAGCCTCCTGATGCGTTGA